In Thermomicrobiales bacterium, the genomic stretch TTGACCGCGAGGCCGCGCCTCCGCAAGAATGCATCAATAGTTGACTAGTCAAAATCCGAATTGCTGGAGAGGTTGCACATGCGTTTCCGTCGTTCAGGAATGTCCTTGTTGATCGGGCTCATGCTCATGGTGTCCGCGCTGGCCGCCCGGCCCGCTGTGACCACGGCGCAGATCGAGCCATGGGCGTGTGAGGCTCCCGCCGCTGCTCCAGCCGCGAGCCCGGCGGCAGAGGAAGGCGCAGAAACCGCGGCCGAGGTGGTTCCCTTCCCGGAAAACGCCGGCACCGTCACGATTTTCGCGGCGGCCTCGCTCACCGATGCGTTCACCGAGGTCGAGACTACGCTCGAAGCCGCCAACCCCGGTCTCGATATCGTCAACAACTTCGCCGGTTCGCAGGCGCTGGTCACGCAATTGACCGAAGGCGCCCCGGCCGATGTGGCCGCGTTCGCCTCGAACACGGCCATGAGCAACGCCATCGAGGCGGGAACCGTCACCGCGGAACCGCAAACCTTCGTCGAGAATCTCTTGACCGTTGTCGTTCCGGCCGACAATCCGGCTGGCATCAGTTCGGCTGCCGATCTCGCCAAACCGGGCATCAAGCTGGTCCTCGCGCAGGAGGACGTTCCGGTCGGCGGCTACTCCCGCGAGAGCATCTGCAATATGGCTGCCGATACTGCCACCTACGGCGACGACTTCGTAGCCAACGTGGCCGGAAACGTCGTCTCCGAGGAAGACAACGTCCGCGCTGTGCTCAGCAAGGTTGCTCTGGGGGAGGCCGATGCCGGCATCGTCTATACCTCGGACGTGACCGACGATGTGGTTGCCATTGCAATCCCGGAAACGGTCAACGAGATCGCCACCTATCCGATTGCGCCGGTTGCTGCTGGGAACCAGGATGCCGCCGCTGCGTATATCTCCTACATCCTGTCGCCGGACGGACAGGCCATTCTCGAGTCCTACGGGTTCATTCCCGTCGACTAATTGTTGGCGGCGGCATCTCCGTCCTCGATTGCCGTCGTCACGAACTGCTCCATGCGACCGCCATGCGCCATCCGTTCGGCTGCGTGGCGGTCGCACTATGATTGGTCACCCCGCCTGGACCAGTAGATTGCAGCTCGCTACGCACAGGAATGGAGCGCGCAGCTATTTCGTCGCAAACGAACCAGTACCGATCTCACGGGCTCATGCGCATCGGACGTTGGCTGGCACTGCTTGCCGCCGCGGCGATGATCGGCTTTCTTGCGCTTCCCCTGGTCAGCCTGTTGTGGCGCACGATCGAGCGCTTCGATGGCGTTTCCGAACGTACCGCCACCACGCTACGTGAGGCGCTCTCCCTTTCGCTGGTGACGACCACCATTTCGATGTCCATTGTGCTC encodes the following:
- the modA gene encoding molybdate ABC transporter substrate-binding protein encodes the protein MRFRRSGMSLLIGLMLMVSALAARPAVTTAQIEPWACEAPAAAPAASPAAEEGAETAAEVVPFPENAGTVTIFAAASLTDAFTEVETTLEAANPGLDIVNNFAGSQALVTQLTEGAPADVAAFASNTAMSNAIEAGTVTAEPQTFVENLLTVVVPADNPAGISSAADLAKPGIKLVLAQEDVPVGGYSRESICNMAADTATYGDDFVANVAGNVVSEEDNVRAVLSKVALGEADAGIVYTSDVTDDVVAIAIPETVNEIATYPIAPVAAGNQDAAAAYISYILSPDGQAILESYGFIPVD